The Sorangiineae bacterium MSr11367 genome window below encodes:
- the cas7u gene encoding type I-U CRISPR-associated RAMP protein Csb1/Cas7u, producing MSLDLSALLDDSKPARLLIEASLIPVQGKRFQPTGFPDLGAAVFDTKDGTRLIVESHQSMANRLEAVCWDHANRSLVSELQGLSHVLVNDSDGNYLTSTITEAHRLNSPYILESKDRRFFEQFRKETEVLEKGRLDRAKLAAILFKYDVGSLLHGIFLAKKELVGGRLRIERALSAFIEAEGARVAASGGVKNDHVDPKGGDKTEKGAKEGFGNVPFQRDEYTADRIVAYFNLDLVEVRGFGLGKDAEALLIALALYKIRAFIEGNLRLRTACDFEVDGELRVRRPAGFAVPSFAGLRKEMPRLIAKCARAFAGERGATTVTYKA from the coding sequence ATGAGCCTCGATCTTTCCGCTCTTCTCGACGACTCGAAGCCTGCAAGATTGCTGATCGAAGCGTCGCTCATTCCCGTACAAGGGAAGCGTTTTCAACCGACCGGCTTCCCCGACCTGGGAGCCGCCGTCTTCGATACCAAAGACGGTACACGTCTCATCGTCGAGAGCCATCAAAGCATGGCGAATCGCCTCGAAGCAGTATGTTGGGATCATGCCAATCGGTCGCTGGTCAGCGAGCTGCAGGGGCTATCGCACGTGCTCGTGAACGACTCGGACGGCAACTATTTGACGAGCACGATCACCGAAGCACACCGGCTCAATTCGCCGTACATTCTCGAGAGCAAAGATCGGAGGTTCTTCGAGCAGTTCAGGAAAGAGACGGAGGTACTCGAGAAAGGTCGACTCGATCGCGCAAAACTGGCGGCTATTCTGTTCAAGTATGATGTCGGTTCATTGCTCCACGGAATATTTCTCGCGAAGAAGGAGCTCGTGGGGGGAAGGCTCCGCATCGAACGCGCACTTTCGGCATTCATCGAAGCCGAAGGAGCACGGGTGGCGGCATCTGGTGGTGTCAAAAATGATCACGTCGATCCGAAAGGGGGCGACAAGACGGAAAAAGGCGCGAAAGAGGGTTTCGGCAACGTTCCGTTTCAGCGCGATGAATACACGGCCGACCGCATCGTGGCCTACTTCAATCTCGATCTCGTGGAGGTCCGAGGATTCGGTTTGGGTAAGGACGCCGAAGCACTCCTCATTGCTCTGGCGCTGTACAAGATTCGCGCATTCATCGAAGGGAATTTACGGCTTCGTACGGCATGCGACTTCGAAGTCGACGGCGAGTTGCGCGTGCGAAGGCCCGCAGGCTTCGCGGTCCCATCATTCGCAGGACTACGCAAAGAGATGCCGCGGTTGATCGCCAAATGTGCACGGGCTTTCGCAGGCGAACGAGGCGCAACGACCGTGACGTACAAGGCCTGA
- the csb2 gene encoding type I-U CRISPR-associated protein Csb2, which translates to MLILRFHFPGGRYHATPWGAHVNEGLVEWPPSPWRLLRALIAVGFARHGWTEVPAAARTLLERLSETSPTMHLPPSSASHTRHYMPSFSGKTARVFDAFTYVGDGALVMTWDIALTNEEQALLDSLLAAMPYLGRAESWVDAARIESLPSGLEPCITSETCPGPDVERVLLLAPETPAAYAYWRAAAFEREVNRLLQGRIADSEEKSKLATTTKPRKNGFSLRTKQDRDPEPVPLTKKELATVNELFPKDIIDVLLIDTKRLQADGWSQPPGTRWLAYWRPVDALCASPRPSSPMTRRQRPTTALLALASDTKNGHALPPMSDALWRMEAMHDTLVRLSSRDGETVSPVFSGREHGQPIPMHRHATLLPLNLGRSRGRIDHVLIHAPMGFDEDAVSALSRISFTYAKGLPRIFVTLAGLGKKTDFAELVSLVRSSNAFQTTTPFVPPRFVKKRGKDTLEEQVQAELERRGLPRALRVEILPESSIQFRTFRKVRQAADRAPPMRLGVAVRLAFAQLVEGPIALGYGSHFGLGCFQPSESSSKRELSDGRAIMA; encoded by the coding sequence ATGCTCATCCTTCGCTTTCATTTCCCCGGTGGTCGCTATCATGCGACGCCATGGGGCGCCCACGTTAACGAAGGCCTCGTCGAGTGGCCCCCGAGCCCGTGGCGTCTGCTCCGAGCACTCATCGCCGTCGGCTTCGCGCGGCACGGCTGGACCGAAGTTCCCGCAGCGGCACGCACGTTGCTGGAACGACTATCCGAAACGTCTCCAACGATGCACCTGCCTCCCTCGAGTGCATCGCATACGCGCCATTACATGCCGTCGTTTTCGGGTAAGACGGCGAGGGTATTCGACGCCTTCACGTATGTCGGCGATGGCGCACTGGTCATGACATGGGACATCGCACTCACCAACGAGGAACAGGCACTGCTCGACTCACTGCTGGCGGCAATGCCGTACTTGGGTCGAGCCGAATCATGGGTGGACGCCGCACGTATTGAATCTCTTCCGAGCGGGCTCGAGCCGTGCATCACCAGCGAAACGTGTCCAGGTCCCGATGTCGAGCGGGTACTCCTGCTGGCACCGGAGACCCCGGCGGCGTACGCATACTGGCGCGCAGCGGCTTTCGAACGTGAGGTTAATCGACTCCTGCAGGGCCGCATCGCGGACTCCGAGGAAAAAAGCAAGTTAGCGACGACGACCAAACCGAGAAAGAACGGTTTTTCGCTGCGGACGAAGCAGGACCGCGATCCGGAACCGGTCCCATTGACGAAAAAGGAGCTGGCCACCGTCAACGAACTATTCCCGAAAGACATCATCGACGTCTTACTCATAGACACGAAGAGATTGCAGGCAGATGGCTGGAGCCAGCCTCCTGGAACGCGGTGGCTCGCTTATTGGCGCCCAGTCGACGCGTTGTGCGCGTCGCCACGCCCTAGTTCACCGATGACGCGTCGCCAACGGCCAACGACGGCCTTGCTGGCTCTTGCTTCCGACACCAAGAACGGCCACGCGCTTCCCCCCATGAGCGACGCCCTTTGGCGAATGGAGGCAATGCACGACACTCTGGTCAGACTCTCCTCTCGTGATGGAGAGACGGTGTCTCCCGTCTTCAGTGGCAGGGAGCATGGCCAGCCCATTCCGATGCATCGACACGCAACGTTGCTACCGCTTAACCTCGGTCGCAGTCGAGGTAGAATCGACCACGTCTTGATTCATGCACCCATGGGTTTCGACGAGGACGCCGTGAGCGCATTGTCCCGAATTTCCTTCACGTACGCAAAGGGACTGCCAAGAATTTTTGTCACCCTCGCCGGCCTGGGAAAGAAGACTGACTTCGCGGAGCTCGTCTCCCTCGTGCGTTCGTCGAACGCCTTTCAAACCACGACGCCATTCGTTCCCCCGCGCTTCGTCAAAAAGCGAGGCAAGGATACCCTGGAGGAACAAGTCCAAGCCGAACTCGAACGTCGGGGGCTCCCTCGTGCCCTTCGCGTGGAAATCCTCCCCGAAAGCAGCATCCAGTTTCGGACATTCCGAAAAGTACGGCAGGCAGCCGATCGCGCGCCGCCGATGCGGCTTGGTGTGGCTGTTCGATTGGCCTTTGCGCAGCTCGTCGAAGGCCCTATTGCGCTTGGTTATGGCTCACACTTTGGGCTGGGATGCTTTCAGCCGAGCGAGAGCAGCTCCAAGCGCGAGTTATCGGATGGAAGGGCCATTATGGCGTGA